In Aureibaculum algae, the following are encoded in one genomic region:
- a CDS encoding AAA family ATPase — translation MYISKIHINNFRNFKDKEIVFNDGVNVIIGHNNAGKTNLIKALSLVIDNEKPKRLYTDDFNKNVTLAELKSAPPKITISVTITKGEEETPDDLVTISNWLTKLDSSYEALLTYEFFLPEKKHEEYIKALSALTDETPTEIEKAWKLIKHEFIRYYGYKIWGGEITNQATADSESLQKIDFQFLDAIRDVERDMLTGRNTLLREVFDFFMDYEIKIDETKTPEIKYSEIKAKKESFSEQADVLIEDLSERIRAGKQEILSYAEKTGASFNNAKPTFEGSISENEMYSVLKLIVEYESGIKIPASHNGLGYNNLIFMSLLLAKMQVNADVDYLDNNAKVFTTLAIEEPEAHLHPAMQYKFLKFLNENKKEKKVRQIFVTTHSTHITSAVSLDEIICLHSENGETTIGYPNRVFPEEKNKKYVQRFLDATKSDMLFAQKILFVEGIAEQLLMSIFANYIGKSLEDNHVAVINVGGRYFDHFLHLFDSEKENTIHKKIVCITDRDPERKEKTRGNFKKCYPFEYNQDLATFDYQSNPSADRYLKDTHQNITFFSPETDKGKTLEYELLMSNPSLKLLLTDSITNKQELDDLMSEFVTTGSTVQNLLDKLRDSDANTRIKDSINLNTILDAEEKKKSIIASRYLNSVGKGENALELSYILAKNLEKKGTTDFIEFNVPQYIKNAIEELCQ, via the coding sequence ATGTATATATCTAAAATTCACATAAATAATTTCAGAAATTTTAAGGATAAAGAAATTGTTTTTAATGATGGTGTTAACGTAATTATAGGACACAATAACGCAGGGAAAACCAACTTAATTAAAGCCCTATCATTAGTCATTGACAACGAAAAGCCAAAACGACTATATACAGACGACTTTAATAAAAATGTCACATTAGCAGAGTTAAAATCTGCTCCTCCAAAAATCACCATATCCGTTACGATAACAAAAGGAGAAGAAGAAACTCCAGATGATTTAGTAACTATCTCTAACTGGCTAACAAAACTGGATAGCTCATACGAAGCATTATTAACCTATGAATTTTTCTTGCCAGAAAAAAAACATGAAGAATATATAAAAGCATTATCAGCATTGACTGATGAGACTCCAACCGAAATAGAAAAAGCATGGAAGTTAATAAAACATGAATTTATAAGATATTACGGATACAAAATATGGGGTGGAGAAATAACAAACCAAGCAACTGCTGATTCTGAATCATTACAAAAAATTGATTTTCAATTTTTAGATGCAATTCGAGATGTTGAGAGAGATATGCTAACAGGTCGAAACACTCTTTTAAGAGAAGTATTTGATTTCTTTATGGATTACGAAATAAAAATAGATGAAACCAAAACACCAGAAATAAAGTATTCAGAAATTAAAGCTAAAAAAGAATCATTTTCAGAACAAGCAGATGTTCTAATTGAAGATTTAAGTGAAAGAATAAGAGCTGGGAAACAAGAAATTCTTTCATATGCTGAAAAAACAGGGGCTTCATTTAATAATGCAAAACCTACTTTTGAAGGAAGTATTTCTGAAAATGAAATGTACTCAGTTCTTAAACTAATTGTTGAATATGAATCAGGTATCAAAATTCCTGCTTCACATAATGGTTTAGGATATAACAATTTAATTTTTATGTCTTTATTACTTGCCAAAATGCAAGTAAACGCAGATGTCGATTACTTAGATAATAATGCTAAAGTTTTTACAACTCTGGCTATTGAAGAGCCAGAAGCTCACCTTCATCCTGCAATGCAGTATAAATTTCTTAAATTTTTGAATGAAAATAAAAAAGAGAAAAAAGTTCGTCAAATATTTGTAACCACTCATTCTACCCATATTACTTCAGCAGTTTCTTTAGATGAAATTATTTGTTTACACAGTGAAAATGGAGAAACCACAATAGGTTATCCTAATAGAGTATTTCCAGAAGAGAAAAATAAAAAATACGTTCAGAGATTTTTAGATGCAACGAAATCGGATATGCTATTTGCTCAAAAAATATTATTCGTTGAAGGTATTGCAGAACAACTTCTAATGTCAATTTTTGCCAATTATATTGGCAAATCACTGGAGGATAATCACGTTGCAGTTATAAATGTTGGAGGTCGTTATTTTGATCACTTCTTGCATTTATTTGATAGCGAGAAAGAGAATACTATTCATAAAAAAATTGTTTGTATTACTGATAGAGACCCTGAGAGGAAAGAGAAAACTAGAGGTAATTTTAAAAAATGTTACCCTTTTGAATACAATCAAGACTTAGCTACCTTTGATTATCAATCAAACCCAAGTGCTGATAGATACTTAAAAGACACTCATCAAAATATAACATTCTTTAGTCCTGAAACAGATAAGGGCAAAACTTTAGAATATGAATTATTAATGAGTAATCCTTCTTTAAAATTACTACTTACAGACTCAATTACTAATAAACAAGAATTAGATGATTTAATGTCTGAATTTGTTACTACAGGTTCAACTGTTCAAAATTTATTAGATAAACTAAGAGATAGTGATGCAAATACTAGAATCAAGGATTCTATAAACCTCAATACTATTTTAGATGCTGAAGAAAAGAAAAAATCCATTATTGCATCTAGATATTTAAACTCTGTTGGCAAAGGAGAAAATGCTCTGGAGCTATCTTACATTCTAGCTAAAAATTTAGAAAAGAAAGGAACAACTGATTTTATAGAATTTAATGTTCCTCAATATATTAAAAACGCAATAGAAGAATTATGTCAATAA
- a CDS encoding NADAR family protein, with protein sequence MNFKYYQYRIGNGKLCGGEMHASLHEIILDENFDNCNYAFVNQLKDFLNNTKRQPIILNKHLERGINISNEERTCLIDYPDFPLKSVEAGYFNQKFVEFGLSGGDIGWYKPNCLKEEYYFFYETKHPFSQWNKSEFQIDGLTFNSAEQYMMYGKAKLFDDNKIADKIMASNNVREQKSLGREVKNFDLEIWTRNAIDIVYKGNKAKFEQNIDYLELLLSTKGKTLVEASPTDKVWGIGLTADDTDANNILKWKGTNWLGIVLTELRQEFLENNYRNGYWERDDYIKNKE encoded by the coding sequence ATGAACTTTAAATATTATCAATATAGAATTGGAAACGGAAAACTATGTGGTGGAGAAATGCACGCTAGCCTACACGAAATAATTCTGGATGAAAACTTCGATAATTGTAATTACGCATTTGTAAATCAACTAAAAGACTTTTTAAATAATACCAAAAGGCAACCTATAATTCTTAATAAACATTTAGAAAGAGGTATTAATATTTCAAATGAGGAGAGAACTTGTTTAATCGATTACCCTGACTTTCCTCTAAAGTCAGTTGAAGCAGGATACTTCAATCAAAAATTTGTTGAATTTGGTTTATCTGGTGGAGATATTGGATGGTATAAACCAAATTGTTTGAAAGAGGAATATTACTTTTTTTATGAAACTAAGCATCCTTTTTCTCAATGGAACAAATCAGAATTTCAAATAGACGGTTTGACTTTTAATAGTGCGGAACAATATATGATGTACGGAAAGGCTAAATTATTTGATGATAATAAAATTGCAGATAAAATAATGGCTTCCAATAATGTTCGTGAACAAAAAAGTTTAGGTCGAGAGGTTAAGAATTTTGATTTAGAAATATGGACTCGAAATGCTATAGACATAGTATACAAAGGAAATAAGGCAAAGTTTGAACAAAACATTGATTATCTAGAACTTTTGCTGTCAACAAAAGGAAAGACTCTAGTTGAAGCTAGCCCAACAGATAAAGTTTGGGGAATCGGTTTAACAGCTGATGATACAGACGCTAATAACATACTCAAATGGAAGGGAACTAATTGGTTGGGAATTGTTCTAACTGAGTTAAGGCAAGAATTTCTAGAAAACAACTATAGAAATGGATATTGGGAAAGAGATGATTACATTAAAAATAAAGAATAA
- a CDS encoding DUF6896 domain-containing protein, producing the protein MIKKWIENLLRPSKKINLEIVKKAIFDYRNEGKELMFKLGEKFNLDIESSEDYERLIARNNENIPRRGELSKKWNYNFHGLECGFYNKKLQQRVEVVLKNPPEFGHIDSWFLLGYMESTGKYKKEVEGVNWQKLKLAVEELYEIGEVVKVAE; encoded by the coding sequence ATGATTAAAAAGTGGATTGAAAATCTTTTAAGACCTAGTAAAAAGATCAATCTTGAAATAGTCAAAAAAGCCATATTTGATTATCGCAACGAGGGAAAGGAATTGATGTTCAAGCTTGGAGAAAAATTCAATCTTGACATAGAAAGTTCGGAAGACTATGAGCGATTAATCGCTAGAAATAATGAGAATATTCCAAGGAGAGGAGAACTTTCAAAAAAATGGAATTATAATTTTCATGGTCTCGAATGTGGGTTTTACAATAAAAAACTTCAGCAACGCGTCGAAGTGGTTCTAAAAAATCCGCCGGAATTTGGCCATATTGATTCCTGGTTTCTACTTGGATATATGGAATCAACTGGAAAGTATAAAAAAGAAGTCGAAGGTGTTAACTGGCAGAAATTAAAATTGGCGGTTGAGGAATTATATGAAATAGGGGAAGTTGTGAAAGTTGCTGAATAA
- a CDS encoding MFS transporter translates to MTRISFNKSKISVQNIGKQRFWFGILAGFISALSISLAFNQAREVFRFFTSTSADLLIIENQELTFFNYFFASLSTVLGLAITIWIWMGNRTRTRKMDKLYKQLSRTNALLIFWLILMMIARFGSILPFILFGTPGYDNQLNLYNDYWILFVLIPIVVFAQSWFSVRLVYRAGKWIFLSLLICTITAFTLSKTTTVDQEKLNNAYFKRYEKDYEYIDKEISKSKVNYGIEYDSKTIEILKKWHAESSVEQVNSIKTAFAKGNELSIDTLVLQKIVIHNFKRGSWYNHRRNSLENWPYALPKDILKQIGYFESNSNETKELFDILKEQINLVNTPRIEWDEYKNYTETERRKSIGVKYNIPEILIYQLTEVRDSLMNMERYSELNKILPEIIKENKKNAP, encoded by the coding sequence ATGACAAGAATAAGTTTTAATAAGAGCAAAATATCAGTTCAAAATATTGGAAAACAAAGATTTTGGTTTGGAATTCTAGCAGGTTTTATTTCAGCCTTATCAATTTCCTTGGCTTTTAATCAAGCAAGAGAAGTTTTTCGGTTTTTTACGAGTACGTCAGCCGACTTATTAATTATAGAAAATCAAGAGTTAACCTTTTTTAACTACTTTTTCGCTTCACTATCAACTGTCTTAGGACTTGCAATTACTATTTGGATTTGGATGGGTAATCGAACTCGTACAAGAAAAATGGACAAACTTTATAAACAACTGTCAAGAACAAATGCTTTATTAATTTTTTGGTTAATCTTAATGATGATTGCTCGATTTGGTTCGATATTGCCATTTATATTGTTTGGAACTCCAGGTTATGATAACCAGTTAAATCTATATAATGATTATTGGATTTTATTTGTTCTTATTCCAATTGTAGTTTTTGCTCAAAGTTGGTTTTCAGTTAGACTTGTTTATCGAGCAGGAAAATGGATATTTCTTTCATTACTTATTTGTACGATTACAGCATTTACACTTTCTAAAACAACTACAGTTGACCAAGAAAAACTTAATAATGCTTATTTTAAACGATACGAAAAGGACTATGAATACATTGACAAAGAAATCTCTAAATCGAAAGTAAATTACGGAATTGAATACGACAGTAAAACAATTGAAATACTTAAAAAATGGCACGCTGAAAGTTCCGTTGAACAAGTGAACAGTATTAAAACAGCCTTTGCAAAAGGGAATGAACTATCAATTGACACTCTTGTTCTTCAGAAAATTGTAATCCATAATTTTAAAAGAGGAAGTTGGTATAATCATAGACGAAATTCTTTAGAAAATTGGCCTTACGCATTACCAAAAGACATTTTAAAACAAATTGGTTACTTTGAAAGTAATTCAAACGAAACAAAAGAACTTTTTGATATTTTGAAAGAACAGATAAATTTAGTTAATACACCTAGAATTGAATGGGATGAATACAAAAACTATACAGAGACAGAGAGACGAAAGAGTATTGGTGTAAAATATAATATTCCCGAAATACTTATTTACCAATTAACAGAAGTACGTGATAGCCTAATGAATATGGAGAGATATTCTGAATTGAATAAAATATTACCTGAAATAATAAAGGAAAATAAGAAAAACGCACCCTAA
- the ltrA gene encoding group II intron reverse transcriptase/maturase yields the protein MIKQLTSKQNLNDAYERVYRNKGSAGIDRVHITELKSILQTQGKRYIWQIERETYQVSPILGVEIPKSNGKKRLLGIPTVVDRVFQQALHQVLQPIFEPDFQQHSYGFRPQRNAHQAIAQSLENINSGSKDIVDIDLKSFFDEVEHYILLELIYKKVKCKPTMKLLRSFLKAPILTGGKLHKRKKGVPQGSPLSPLLSNILLNELDKELEQRGHRYVRYADDFSIYVKSKMSAKRVGNSIYKFLLDKLQLPINREKSGIRKPLNFQVLGFGFVPTYKKGEKGKYQLVVKPSKWKEFKEKLKYLTKKTIPTSFEERIDRINLLIRGWINYFRPASIQAKLKKLEEWLRNRLRYCIWHHWKKPERKRKNLIRLGIDQGQAYAWSRTRLGGWAVAQSPILGTTITIKRLKMKGYVSLIEYYKR from the coding sequence ATGATTAAACAATTAACAAGTAAACAGAATCTAAACGACGCCTATGAGCGGGTGTATCGCAACAAGGGTTCAGCAGGAATAGACAGGGTTCATATTACTGAACTAAAATCTATATTGCAGACCCAAGGTAAACGATATATTTGGCAAATAGAAAGAGAGACCTATCAGGTGTCCCCAATATTGGGCGTTGAAATACCAAAAAGCAACGGGAAGAAACGATTACTCGGTATTCCTACAGTTGTTGACAGGGTGTTTCAACAAGCATTGCATCAAGTTTTGCAACCCATATTCGAGCCAGACTTTCAACAGCATAGTTACGGATTCAGACCACAACGCAATGCCCATCAGGCAATTGCACAAAGCCTTGAGAATATCAATTCAGGTTCTAAGGATATAGTAGATATAGATTTAAAGAGTTTCTTTGATGAAGTAGAACACTATATACTTTTAGAATTGATTTACAAAAAGGTAAAATGCAAACCAACGATGAAGCTACTGCGTTCATTTCTTAAAGCCCCGATACTGACGGGTGGTAAACTACACAAACGGAAAAAAGGTGTTCCGCAAGGTTCGCCTTTAAGTCCATTGCTCTCTAATATCTTGCTCAATGAGTTAGATAAAGAACTAGAGCAACGAGGACACCGCTATGTAAGATACGCTGATGATTTCAGTATCTACGTTAAGAGTAAAATGTCAGCAAAACGCGTAGGAAATAGTATCTACAAATTCCTGCTAGACAAACTTCAATTGCCAATAAACAGAGAGAAAAGTGGCATACGTAAGCCTTTAAATTTCCAAGTACTAGGGTTTGGTTTTGTACCAACCTATAAGAAAGGCGAAAAAGGTAAATATCAACTGGTGGTAAAACCGTCTAAATGGAAAGAATTTAAGGAAAAACTTAAATATCTTACTAAAAAGACGATACCCACAAGTTTTGAAGAACGTATCGACCGTATCAATCTGTTGATACGTGGTTGGATAAATTACTTTAGACCGGCATCCATTCAAGCGAAGCTTAAAAAGCTGGAAGAATGGTTGAGAAACCGATTACGGTATTGCATATGGCATCATTGGAAGAAACCAGAACGAAAACGGAAAAATCTGATTCGTTTAGGTATTGACCAAGGGCAAGCCTACGCATGGAGTCGCACAAGATTAGGAGGATGGGCAGTAGCACAAAGTCCTATACTAGGTACTACCATTACCATAAAACGGTTAAAAATGAAAGGTTATGTTAGTTTAATCGAATACTACAAACGATAA
- a CDS encoding AbiTii domain-containing protein, producing MIQQIISDLTNDDKSLVSSLLKTKVFASRLKNKKLLEWVNKEINGYSMSDTLPEYRVGSATSSCTLRQGYALQENTPVPISFISDENLRNFFVQFEFRDSVKTLESYVNHKDNDTLIKILPIDFWALLTRHMKESGFKSEIRDIKKMTHISTITQTLTEIRSKFLDFMLNLETEFPDLPKNIEDISDDVKEDITKTINVIMGNQYNMSNVGEGNTINTGDNSKINTATGTNITQQLEISSLKKEEIKNLVEQINKIVDKLELKADDKEDILSESERVLNQLKREKPKQTIISQSLNTTYDILSKADSNPQTEPIIAEIETLLANF from the coding sequence ATGATTCAACAAATAATATCTGATTTAACAAATGATGATAAATCATTAGTTAGCTCTTTGCTCAAGACTAAAGTATTTGCTTCTAGACTAAAAAACAAAAAATTACTAGAGTGGGTAAATAAGGAGATTAATGGATATTCTATGAGTGATACTCTGCCTGAATATAGAGTTGGTAGTGCGACTTCATCTTGTACTTTAAGACAAGGTTATGCTTTACAAGAAAACACACCTGTTCCAATTTCGTTTATTAGTGATGAAAATTTAAGAAACTTCTTTGTTCAATTTGAATTTCGAGATAGCGTAAAAACATTAGAAAGTTATGTAAACCACAAAGATAACGACACGCTTATTAAAATTCTTCCTATTGATTTTTGGGCTTTATTAACTCGCCATATGAAAGAAAGCGGATTTAAAAGCGAAATAAGAGATATAAAGAAAATGACTCATATTTCTACAATTACGCAAACTCTAACTGAAATTAGAAGCAAATTTTTAGATTTTATGTTAAACCTAGAAACCGAATTTCCAGATTTACCAAAAAACATTGAAGATATTAGCGATGATGTAAAAGAAGATATTACTAAGACTATTAATGTAATTATGGGAAATCAGTACAATATGTCAAACGTTGGAGAAGGGAACACTATAAACACAGGTGATAATTCAAAAATTAATACAGCGACAGGGACAAACATAACTCAACAACTGGAAATAAGTAGCTTAAAAAAAGAAGAGATAAAAAACCTTGTTGAACAAATTAATAAAATAGTTGATAAACTAGAATTAAAGGCAGATGACAAAGAAGATATTTTATCTGAATCAGAAAGAGTTTTAAATCAATTAAAAAGAGAAAAACCGAAACAAACTATAATAAGTCAATCATTGAACACGACTTATGATATTTTATCCAAAGCAGATTCTAATCCACAAACTGAACCCATAATTGCTGAAATAGAAACATTATTAGCTAATTTTTAA
- a CDS encoding abortive infection system antitoxin AbiGi family protein, producing MSISPSTLFHFTNKNALFDILRDNFKLKYCLEKLPNDKDDGKIAVPMVSFCDIKISEITEHIEKYGEYGIGLSKDWANEKKLSPVFYQNLNSEFSTNFRANIKEFLDDKNIDLKHKGTIIDLLRLSKEYEGKLIRKTEEIEKYRFADEREWRFVPKMTLNREIPDFINEEDYNTSDKKQKANDKLKDERLYFNANNIMYLIVKEESEINELINHIRQVKGKNYTMDEVDRLTTRIISCERIINDF from the coding sequence ATGAGTATTTCACCATCAACCCTTTTCCATTTTACCAACAAAAATGCACTATTTGATATCCTAAGAGATAACTTCAAATTAAAGTATTGCTTGGAAAAATTACCAAACGATAAAGACGATGGTAAAATTGCAGTACCAATGGTTTCCTTTTGCGATATAAAAATATCAGAAATAACAGAACACATTGAGAAATATGGAGAGTATGGAATTGGTTTAAGTAAAGATTGGGCAAATGAAAAAAAGCTTTCCCCTGTTTTTTATCAAAATTTAAATTCAGAATTTTCAACAAACTTTAGAGCAAATATCAAAGAATTTCTTGACGATAAAAATATTGACCTTAAACATAAAGGAACAATTATAGACTTGCTAAGACTTTCTAAGGAGTATGAAGGCAAGCTTATTAGGAAAACAGAAGAAATTGAAAAGTATAGATTTGCTGATGAAAGAGAATGGAGATTTGTTCCAAAAATGACTTTGAATAGAGAAATTCCTGATTTTATAAATGAAGAAGATTATAATACATCAGATAAAAAACAAAAAGCAAATGATAAATTAAAAGATGAAAGACTTTATTTCAATGCTAACAACATTATGTATTTGATTGTAAAAGAGGAAAGTGAGATAAATGAACTAATAAACCATATTAGACAAGTAAAAGGCAAAAATTACACGATGGATGAAGTTGATAGATTGACTACTAGAATTATTTCTTGTGAAAGGATAATTAATGATTTTTAA
- a CDS encoding IS3 family transposase, with translation MKTRNRAKGFASLSTIASCFGLKRDAYYKYKSRADMRLKLEQQIIEIVRKRRKSLPREGVRKLTKSLDNEFTKANLKVGRDTLFNVLRKHQMLTLRKKTSARTTNSYHRFYKYNNIIKDMEVTKPNQVWVSDITYIRTVKGFCYLALITDMHSRKIVGYDISDSLELKGCVRALNKAIYQAKNIKQLIHHSDRGIQYCSNVYTQILKRKKIDISMTEENHCYENAMAERVNGILKDEFYLDQTFDNVEHAKRATKNAINLYNEIRLHLSLDYKTPNMVYKLSA, from the coding sequence ATTAAAACTAGAAATAGAGCTAAGGGATTTGCTTCTTTATCTACTATAGCAAGTTGTTTTGGACTTAAACGTGATGCCTATTATAAATACAAATCTAGAGCTGATATGCGTTTAAAACTAGAACAACAGATTATTGAAATTGTTAGAAAAAGACGTAAATCCCTTCCTAGAGAAGGTGTTCGAAAACTCACTAAATCATTAGATAACGAGTTTACAAAAGCCAACCTTAAAGTAGGTAGAGATACACTATTTAATGTCCTTAGAAAACACCAAATGCTAACACTTAGAAAGAAAACTAGTGCCAGAACAACCAACTCTTATCATCGGTTTTACAAGTACAATAACATTATAAAAGATATGGAAGTTACTAAACCAAATCAAGTATGGGTCTCTGACATTACATATATTAGAACTGTAAAAGGCTTTTGTTACTTGGCTTTGATAACAGATATGCATTCCAGGAAAATTGTTGGGTATGACATAAGTGATAGCTTGGAATTAAAAGGTTGTGTAAGAGCTCTTAATAAAGCCATCTATCAAGCTAAAAACATTAAACAGCTTATTCATCATTCCGACAGAGGAATACAATATTGTAGCAATGTATACACACAAATACTCAAAAGAAAAAAGATAGATATTAGTATGACTGAAGAAAATCATTGTTACGAAAACGCAATGGCAGAACGTGTAAACGGAATTTTAAAAGACGAATTTTACTTAGACCAAACCTTTGATAACGTGGAACACGCAAAGAGAGCTACAAAAAATGCAATTAATTTATACAACGAAATAAGATTACACTTATCTTTAGACTATAAAACACCAAATATGGTATATAAATTATCAGCTTAA
- a CDS encoding transposase, with product MYKNDKVIRRYSEPFKLKILDELSKGKHTKSELCKLYSIAPTTVNEWIKKYNRKDLMNTRVKVETKDEISRIKALQKENEKLKKLLLKKDLDAMVEESYLEVAAEKLGYKNVQQLKKKLNI from the coding sequence ATGTATAAAAATGACAAAGTAATTAGACGGTATTCAGAACCTTTTAAACTAAAAATTCTGGATGAACTTAGTAAAGGTAAACACACAAAGAGCGAACTTTGTAAACTCTATTCTATTGCACCTACAACAGTCAATGAGTGGATTAAAAAGTATAATCGTAAAGACTTAATGAACACCAGAGTAAAAGTGGAAACAAAAGACGAAATATCTAGAATTAAAGCACTACAAAAAGAGAATGAAAAGCTTAAAAAGCTTCTACTTAAAAAGGATCTGGATGCTATGGTAGAAGAATCTTACCTTGAAGTAGCAGCTGAAAAACTAGGCTATAAAAATGTTCAACAGCTTAAAAAAAAACTCAATATCTAG
- a CDS encoding GNAT family N-acetyltransferase: MIKIVKASIEDSELIAKIGKKSFLESHGNSASTEDINSFVSKTYTTKHISKEFENTKIQYHIIYFNDKAAGFSKIEFSTPNKDINELNVTKLDRLYLLKEFYGQKLGSKFFDFIIQLSKKNNQKGIWLAVWEENERAIHFYTKIGFKIAGKYNFKLSETRSNPNHIMFLKYS, translated from the coding sequence ATGATTAAAATAGTAAAAGCAAGTATTGAGGATTCTGAATTAATTGCTAAAATTGGAAAAAAATCATTTTTAGAATCTCACGGAAACAGTGCATCTACGGAAGATATTAATAGTTTTGTTTCTAAAACTTACACTACAAAGCATATATCTAAAGAGTTTGAAAACACGAAAATTCAATATCATATAATCTATTTCAACGATAAAGCTGCGGGATTTTCAAAAATTGAATTCAGTACGCCTAACAAAGACATCAATGAGTTAAACGTAACTAAATTGGACCGGTTATATCTTTTAAAAGAATTTTATGGACAAAAACTAGGCTCGAAATTTTTTGATTTTATTATTCAATTATCAAAAAAGAACAATCAAAAAGGTATTTGGCTCGCAGTGTGGGAAGAAAATGAAAGAGCTATACATTTTTATACGAAAATAGGATTTAAGATTGCAGGAAAATATAACTTCAAATTATCGGAAACACGATCAAATCCTAATCACATAATGTTTCTTAAGTACTCATAA
- the murB gene encoding UDP-N-acetylmuramate dehydrogenase translates to MQIQQNISLQPYNTFGIDVNAKQFVSIESIEALRNLLEQEKDFFILGGGSNVLLTNNIDKLVVHIAFKGIEIVEQSDNDVIVKVAAGENWHQFVLWCIAHNFGGVENMSLIPGNVGTAPIQNIGAYGVELKDTCLTVEAVAIETGKTRTFTNAECAFGYRNSVFKNQLKGRYIITNVFFKLTKNKHQLNSSYGAIQAELKKNGIENPTIKNISDAVIAIRKSKLPDPADLGNSGSFFKNPVILASEFKKLQEKFPDVPHYKVSDTEIKVPAGWLVEQSGFKGKRIGNTGSHKNQALVLVNYGNATGKEVLALSKLIQKTVFDKFNIAIEAEVNII, encoded by the coding sequence ATGCAAATTCAACAAAACATTTCTTTACAGCCGTATAACACTTTTGGTATTGATGTAAATGCCAAACAATTTGTTTCTATAGAAAGCATAGAAGCTTTGCGTAATCTATTAGAACAAGAAAAAGATTTTTTTATACTTGGCGGTGGTAGTAATGTTTTGCTTACAAACAATATTGATAAATTAGTTGTTCACATTGCCTTTAAAGGGATAGAAATTGTTGAGCAAAGTGACAATGATGTAATTGTAAAAGTAGCTGCTGGTGAAAACTGGCATCAATTTGTATTGTGGTGTATTGCTCATAATTTTGGAGGTGTTGAAAACATGTCACTCATACCTGGTAATGTGGGTACGGCTCCTATCCAAAATATTGGTGCATATGGTGTTGAACTAAAAGACACGTGTTTAACTGTTGAAGCCGTAGCCATTGAAACGGGCAAAACAAGAACTTTTACCAATGCGGAGTGTGCCTTTGGCTACAGAAACTCCGTTTTTAAAAACCAATTGAAAGGTCGCTATATTATTACCAATGTATTTTTCAAACTTACCAAAAACAAACATCAATTAAATAGTTCTTATGGGGCTATTCAGGCGGAATTGAAAAAAAACGGAATTGAAAACCCCACTATAAAAAATATTTCAGATGCCGTAATCGCCATCAGAAAAAGTAAATTACCTGACCCGGCAGATTTAGGGAACAGTGGTAGTTTTTTTAAGAACCCTGTTATTTTAGCTTCTGAGTTTAAGAAACTTCAAGAAAAATTTCCAGATGTACCTCATTATAAGGTATCTGATACGGAAATTAAAGTGCCAGCAGGTTGGTTGGTAGAACAATCAGGATTTAAAGGCAAACGGATTGGAAATACTGGAAGCCACAAAAACCAAGCTTTGGTATTGGTTAATTATGGTAATGCTACCGGAAAAGAAGTATTGGCTCTATCAAAATTAATTCAGAAAACCGTTTTTGATAAATTTAATATTGCTATTGAAGCCGAGGTAAATATTATTTAA